Below is a genomic region from Treponema sp. OMZ 798.
CTGGCTTCCCGATTTTAACCGGGTACAAACCTTTTCGTCGGAACTTTCAAAACCGCTTTGGCATTGGAGAAATTTGACTTAATTTTATACATATAGAATAAGGGTCCTTATATATTGACAAATACTAAATTTTAAGTCATAATTAACCTCATTATATTTTAAGGTACAGGAGTTATCATGAAAACACAAAAAAAATTATTTGTTTTGGCAGCTTTTATTCTTGCTGCATCTATGGTTTTCGCTCAAACATCAATGACCTCACACAGCACTCAGGGGCTTTTCGGAACTGATGTTGACGATTTTATGAATGTAAATGAATGGCAAAACGTACAGCCTAAAAACATCTTCGGTTTTTTGGGCTACGGAGCCGAAGGTGATGAAGACATAAACCTTGGTATTGCCCATCAGTTTAAGGCCCTCTATTTAGGCACCTACTTTGAAGGTAAGATTCCAGGCTGGAGTAAGACAACGGCAGCAAACACAACAACCACAGAAACAGACCCGGCAATTGCAAATAAAACTACTACCGGTAAGTTACTTTTCGGTTTTGGCAATATCGGTGTCTTGGCTGACACAAGTTTTACCCCTAAAGCCGGCAATCAAGAGACATGGAATTCCGACACAAAGACAAAAACAACCGCTAACAAATTTAACTTAAAGATTAATTTAACAGCGGGTATAAACTTAAACGCAAATAATAAGATCTTTAAGATTTCTCCAAGAATCGGTCTTGATTCTGAGGCAGATAAAACACAAACCATTACAGACGGAAAACTCACAAGTTTAAACGATGCGAGCTACCATGATCTCATGATAGGGACAGGGTTTTATCATGATTTTTCAAAAAAAGATGCTGTAACCCAGACTATAATAGCCGAATTAGATACTTCTTGGCGTATATACCCCAAAAAAACAGGTGCAACAGCAGCTTCTACAACCTCAACCTACGGAAGAATGCATAATGAAATTACACTTGCACCTGCATGGCAAATAGCCTATGAGCCTGAAGGTAAATTTGCAGTCAAAGCAGTAGCCGGTTTAGAGACAACACTTACATTTGATAGAAATTATGATTACACATTGAACTCTGACACAGGCAAAGCATATAATGGAACTAGAAAATACACAAACACATTAAATTTTAGCCCCATTCTAATGGCAGGTTTTACCTATATGCCCATTTCAAAGCTGAGATTTAACCTCGGCATGTCTTTTAAGCCTTCTACTTTTGAATGGAAATCAACAAAAACGCAGACACGTAATACAGCAACAGGCGAGGTAACAAAAACAGTAACGGCAAATGACTTAAAATTCGCTACTTCTGATGGAACTTTTACCTCCAGCTCAGGCTTTACTTGGTTTATAACAGAGAATGTAACCTTGGACGCAAACTGGAACATCATTCAAAATTTACTTAATAACACATTTAAAACACAATTAACTGAAGGTGACGGAACATCAATTTTAGACACAGTGAACAAGCTCGTTGTTCATAATATAGGTTTCGCAGTATCGGTTAAGTTCTAAAAAAATTAAAATCTACTTTAAATAAAACCTGTTAGTGCCCTAAAAGCATTAGCAGTTTTTTTTATATTTTATAAAACCTTGAATTTTAATCGGTTTATGAGTATAATCAATCCGGCAAGTTTAAGGAGCCCGTCATGAATAACGAAATAGAAAGCATTGTAAAAAATTGCAGAAACTTTTTTGAAACAAATCAAACAAAAAGCTATGAGTTTAGGCTTTCCCAATTAGTAAAGCTTCAAGAGGTCTTGGACAAAAATAAAAAAGAACTTTTAAATGCCCTTTATTCCGATTTACATAAAACTACAATGGAAGGCTTCTTTTCGGAATTTGCCATCGTGCGGGGAGAACTTAAATTTGCCATCAAGCACTTAAAAAAATGGATGAAGCCTAAAAGGGTTCCTACCTCGATTTCGCATTTTAAAAGCTCAAGCAGGATAATGTATGAGCCCTTCGGAACCGTCCTCATCATGTCGCCTTGGAACTATCCTTTAAACTTAACCCTCGCTCCATTGGTAGGCTCCATTGCCGCAGGAAACTGTGCCGTCGTAAAACCTTCAAACTATTCGCCTGCAACTTCCGCTCTTTTAAAAAAGATTATATCCGAAAACTTTCCGCCCGAATATATATCGGTAATTACAGGAGGACGGGAAGAAAACTCAAAGCTATTGGAAGAGCGTTTTGACTACATCTTTTTTACAGGCGGAACAACCGTCGGTAAGCTCGTCATGGAAGCGGCCGCAAAATATGTAACTCCCATAACCTTGGAGCTCGGCGGAAAGTCTCCCTGCATAGTCGAAAAATCTGCAAACCTAAAAGTAGCCGCACGCCGCATAGCCTTCGGAAAATATCTTAACGCCGGGCAAACCTGCGTAGCGCCCGATTATCTTTTAATTCAAGATGAGGTAAAAGAAAAATTTATCGAAGAGTTAAAAGCAGCCTTAAAAGAATTCTTTCCCACGGAAACCTATTTGGATATGCACCTTCCCCACATCGTAAACGAAAAACATTTTGACCGCCTTATGGGCTTGATTGAGGGTGAAAAAATAATCATAGGCGGCACGGGAGAAAAAAACAGAAAATTTATCGAGCCCACGGTTTTGGATAATATCACCTTCGATTCCAAAATAATGCTGGAAGAAATTTTCGGGCCCATCCTTCCCGTGATAAGTTTTAAGACAATGGATGAAGCGATTAAACTGATTAAGTCACGCGAAAAGCCCTTGGCATCTTATCTTTTTACAACCGATTTAAATATCGAAAAAAAATTCCTCAATGAAGTTTCCTTCGGAGGCGGCTGCATAAACGATACTATCGTCCACCTCGCAAGCGATTATCTTCCCTTCGGAGGAGTCGGCTTTAGCGGCATGGGAAAATATCACGGCGATGAAAGTTTTAAGGTTTTCAGCAATGCAAAAAGCATCTTAAAAAAATCCAACCTCATCGACATTAAGCTCCGCTATCATCCCTATTCCGAAAAAAAATTAAACATAATCGACAGGATGATGTAGAGCCGGAGGTTTTAAGATATGGAAGATAAACTTTTATTGGACGGCTTAAAAGAATTAAACTTAAACGCCCCAAACCTGCCGAACTTAGGCGAAGCCTTTCTTAACGAATTACATGAACTTTTAAGCCTTTACATGAGGGAGCTTAAAATGTTTAATGCCTCCTTTAATTTGGTAAAGGTCAAGGATGACAAGGAATTGATTATCTCCCATATTTTGGATTCCCTATCGGCTTGGCGTTTTTTTTATGATGAAATTATGCATGACAGTCAAGCCCCGATTCCGCAAAAAGAATTTTACATAGCCGATGCAGGAACGGGAGCAGGCTTCCCCGGCATTCCCCTTGCAATTCTTTTTAAAACATTGGGACTTCAATGCGTAAATTTCAATTTAATTGAAAGGATGCAAAAGCGCTGCACTTTTTTAGAAAACGTCAAGGCTGTTCTCCAATTAAAGAACACCGAGATTATCGAAAGCGAAGCCGAAAAAGCTCCGCAAGTCAAATTCGATATTGTAACATGCAGGGCCTTCCGCACCTTGGATAAGCATATTCTAAATACCCTGCTCTCTCTTGCAAGGCCTAAGGGTAAATTGTTTTTATACAAGGCCACGGAAGAAAAAATCAATGAAGAAATGGAGCTTATTAAAAAAGAAAATCTAAACTATAAAATAGAAGATCTCCATGTTCCTTTTTTGAACAGGGAGCGCCGTCTCCTCATAATAGAAAAGCCTTAAGCTCAAGCTTAAGTTTAAGGCTTTTCATTAATCTAAAATTCTTTTCTTAATCCAAGCTTTTTAATTCTACCGAGACCTCAAAGCCCTTTTCTTTCTTTGTAATTTCGGCAAGGGCATAGCGGCCTTCCATCAAGGCACCGGGATTTACCAAAACAGTTTCTCCGATTTTATCGACTGCAAAGGACTCGTGAATATGACCAGACACAACCAAAAGAGGTTTATGCTTTTCGATTAAAGCCGTGATCCCCTTTGAACCCACATGCACCATTGGAGCCACCTTATCCACCTTTGCCCCATGCGGAGGATTATGACAAACCAAAACTAAATTATCGGCTTCAGTAATATTTGCTTTTTCAAAGGCATCGGTTAAATCTTTTACAAGCTCTTCATCGGTTCTTTCGTAAGGAGTCATTCCTGTAAATTTACTTCCGCCCCCTGAACCTGCAAGGATGAGCCCTTCAAAATTTTTTACCTCGCCCGTAATCGAAACACCGGCATCTTTTAATTTTTTTTCAAACTCAGGTTCATCGCAATTCCCCAACACGGCAAAAATATTTTTATGAATCTTTAAAAGCTCGTTTAAAAAAGGCGCCCCCGTTTCAATCTTTTTAAAAGCAGCAAAGTCCCCTCCGAAAATAAGGGCATCAACCCCATCGGCAACAGGTTTTATTTTTTTTAGTTTTTCAAGATCCCCATGCCCATCCGAGATAATCAATAACTTCATAAGTATTAAGCCCTCCTAAATTTGTTTGCGATGTTTTTCATAAGTCTTAAAGACTTATGAAAAACTCGACGGCATAATATAAAAATCCAATTTGATTTTTATATTATGCACATTATACATTATTTTGGGGAAATGGTATATGGGAGAGATAAGTAGGGTTTAGGATGCTATCCAGCTGACGCGGCACCTTATAAGGTCCATACCGTTTTTAGCCAAAAAATTTTCGAGCCGCTAAAGCGGCTGGCACAGTGCAGGTCACTCTTCTTTTCAAAAATTTACTGCACCCAACAACACATTTTGCCTGTTCGGTTTCACTGCTTCGGGCGGCTTACGCTGCGCCCTCCACTGCTTACCCGCCTACGCACAAATGTGTGAACTCAAGGGCACCAAGCCAGCCGGAAGCCAAGATTGCCGTACCTGTCGTCAGGACCGTCGATGCCCCGCGTGCCTACAGTGCAGCCGCCCGCGTAGAGGCTCCAGCTGCCGCCGCGTATGACGCGGTTAGTACCCGACGCGGCCCCTTGAGGATCGGTAACAATACCGCCTTGCATATAAGCAGCATCGTTTGATGCAGGGTCATCCTTATACCAATCAAAACACCATTCCCAGACATTCCCGCTCATATCGTGTAAACCGAGTGCATTCGCTCTCCTTTTTCCTACAGGATGAGTTTTGCTTTCCGAATTACCATTATACCATGCAACCTCTCCTGTTTCAGCCGTATCCCATTTATCTTTGGCTCCGCTTGCACTGTTTAGTTTGGTCAGCCATACATTACTACCACCTTCGCCGTAGTCTGTCGCATTTGTGTTGTCATTTTGCCGGCGGGCTGCATATTCCCATTCAGCTTCCGTAGGAAGTCTAAAACCTTTTTTATTCATATCGGCATAGGCTGAATCACAAGCAGCTCCATCCGTTGCGTTTTTTAATACGGTACTGTCGGTTTTGCTTTTGCGGTATATGCATTGCTCATCGGTGCCATTCGTCATTTCCGTATACGCATTACACCATACTATGCAGTCCCGCCAGCTTACCATTGTTACAGGATGATTTTTGTTTGCTGTAGGAGGCTTGCCTATGTTTGTAAAATTAGGATAATAACCTCCGCCGCCTGTGCCGTCCCAACCTTCAAGCCCTTTGTTTGCAAAGACGTATCCCTTACCATTATCAGTATTCCATTTGAGTACACTATACCATAACTCATAGGTTACCTCCATTTTGCCGATCTTATAGGGACTCAGTTTTACCGTGCGCCCTGCAATAAATACACCTTTCCAAGAATCGTACGAGAAGGGTAAGGGATAGTTAGGAGCAACGCCTACGATGCCGTTTGCAGGAGGTGTGACAAGAACAAAATCGTAACTTTGAGAATTCCAATTTCCGGCCCCTTCACTCCCCGAATCTTTGTCCAGCATGTTTTTAAAAAACGGGTTTTTACAAGCAGAAACCGATACAAAAAGTATCGCCAAAAATAAAGCAAAAATTTTTTTCATATTCTATATCCTCCGCTGATTCCTATCGCCCAGATTACGGGATAGCCGCCTCTTAGATAGGGTTCGATAAAAAAGTTATTTATTGTAAAGCGGTAACCGAATGCGGCTTCGCCGAGGGCATACATAAAAAGTTTTGAAGGCTCACTTTCTTTTAGGCCGAAAACGGCACCGCCTTCCAATTGGATAAAAAAGCCCGAATCCCGTTCTTTTATCTTTGAAAAATCATAAAAATTCCAACGGAATAAGAGGGCTGCATCAAAAATATGGTGTTTTTTAAAGTCATATGAATAAAGGGCCTTTGCTCCCAAGGATAAGTGCCCTATTTTGAGTTTTAAAGGAAGCATAAAAAGGGTGTAAAGCCCCGCCCCCATCGCACAAGCTTCAGGCGAATTCATATTTGCCTCGGCCAAGAGTCCTAAGGACCAGTTAAAAGTTTTTTTATCCCTATCGGCAAGGGAGATTCCCATTGAAGGTTTTTCAGGCGGTTCAGCCGGTTGAACATGGTCAGCCGAAACCTCACTCTCTTTTTCCTTAGAGGCTTTTTTAGGTTCTATTTTTTTGGGTTCCGCCTTTTTAGGTACTTCCTTCCTAGGCGTTTTTATAGGTACAACCCTTTTAGGTTCTTCCTTTTTAAGTTCTTTTTTAGGTTCCGTGTTTTCGGTCTCTTGTTTAGGCTTTTCAAGCTCGGCAGTTTCCGTTTTAGAAAGCTCCGCCTGTGCTTTAGCAGGCTGTCCCAAAGGGACTTTTAGTTTTTGATACACCGCAAGTGTTCCCGCACCTACCAGCCCCAAAAAAATGAGAATCAATACACCTAGCTTCCGATAATTTTTCTCCATAAAGTATATTATAGCACATAAATGAAAAAATTGTCAAATCAAAAATTCGGCATAATTACACATTACCCATTAGAAATTACCAATTAATTAATCGCTTCTACTTCTTCTTTGGAAAGACCCGATATTGTACAAATTTCGGCAATCGGGTAATTATGCATACGCATCAGCTTTGCCGTTTCAATAGCTTTTTGGTATGTACCGTCAGAAAAGCCTTGTTCAATTCCTTGTTGTATGCCAATTTTTAGGCTTTCTTCTCTTTGTACTGCAATGTCTGTATCATAATCATATTCGGCTACCAGCATATTGATTACCTCTCTTTTGCAAATATACGGGTATCTACTGCGTTCCTTCGCAAAAAACAGTCCTCGACGTGCAAAAAGCACGCCTGCGGGTGTTTTTTGTTTGTGCCTTGTATCTACCTCGTCTATTTGCAAAAGTCATTTTAGTACCGCCACGGATGGCGGAGGTTTTAGCGTCACGATGTTTTGAGCTTTGCTCAAAACTCGAAGTCAAGGAATGTACACGGAAGTATATTCCCTGACTGGGCATATTCTCGTTTATAGTGGATTGATGTTCTGCAAGCACAATTATTTTACCATCGACGAGGCAGGAAACATCATTGATTATGTTCATATACATAACATTATCGAGTCTTATATTTTCTACCGGAGACGAAAGCGGAAGGTTCGTACCGTGCAAAGCGTTGTAAAGAGATAAGAAATTTTCTTTCGCTTTTTTGTCTTCACTGAACAAATCGACAAACACTGAGTCTTTATATCTTCTGTTTGACGTACTCATAACTATGCCCTCTCTTGATTGTATTATACCACAACTTCGGCAATTTTGTAAGGGCAGTTTTTTATTTAACCACAACGCCCGCAGAGAGCGCAAAGGAATTTGAGGGTAGCTTTGTTAAGATATTCTTTAATTTTCTCTTTGCGAAGTTGAGCGAAGCTCAACGCTTTGCGGCCTTGGCGTTTTTTTTAATTTAACCCCTTAGTCTATTCATCCTTCATGCTTTTTTCAATTTGTTTTACATAGTCTTCGCCCCAGTAATCGCAGAGGATTGCGTAGGCTTCGGCTTGGAGGGAGGGGATAACACGTTCCAGATGGCGGATGTTCATGCGGGCGTGATTACGGCATAGACCTTCCAAAGCAGTAATTAACTCAGCGGAACGAGGAATGTTTAGGGGGTGTTCTTCAAGATAAGAAAAAATCACGGTAAAAACGGAAGCGGCGGTACAGGCTTTTTCCCAGCGGTCGAGGCTTGATATTTCGGTACTGGATGTAATGCCGGTACCGATATGATAAGTATATACCGTATCTTCAATACCGCAATAAGAGCGGGCATACAGCAAAATAAAAAAATAGATGAGGAATGTTTCGGTCATCGTGCAAAAGGTATGGGGAATATCGGCAAAGGCGGATTTTACTATAGATGAGCGGAAAAGCTTTGTACATAAAAGGCCGGAATGATTCTTATCAAGCAAAAAAGAAGAAAGTTTCCTAAACATTATTACGAGCAGCGCGGCTGCCAATATTGCGGCTATGATGAGCGCCGCAGCTCCCTTAACTGTGAAGGCTTTTGCCTTCTTCTTGTTTTTGTTTGTTTTAAACTTTGTCATAAGTTCCTCCTGCCAAAGTTAATTTTTAATTTAACTGCCGGCGGGGTATTTGTCTTTCATTACGGTATAGTGTAACACGTTTCCACACAAATATCAACCGTTTGAATGGTTCAAAACCAATTTAAAATAACCGATAACACAAGGGCCGAATGAACTGTCGGCTGTCCCCAAATGGGGCAGCCTTTTAATTCGGTAAATAAATTCATCTATAGATATTTTTTTCATTCGCCCGCCTCGATAAGCTCATGTTCTACCCATTTTCCGGCGTTCAGAGCTTCAATTCCGCGGCGTAAGTGAGCCATGTTACTTTCACTGTAGAATGGATCTGTTGATATTTCAAACGGTATTTTTTGTTTCCTAACCGCCGCTTTTGCAAACACGCAAAATGCTGTTGTCATTGTCATTCCAATATCGGAACAAAAAGCTTCAAACTGGTTTTTTAAGTCCTCATCTATGCGGATATTTATGTTTGTCTGTGCCATAGTAGTAACTCCTTTTTGTATATTATAAATAAATATATTGGCAATGTCAACTTTTTCGATTCGACATGTCATTGCATTTCCTCTGTCAATGTAAAATTTTATATTGACATCAAATATACAAGCATATATAATTATGGATACAACCCAATTACAATACCAAATCATGAACCAATCAACAAAATCTAAAGAAACAAGATTAAGATAAATTTTGTTCACGCACAAATTTACCCAAACACCTTTTTGATAGCCGAGCTTAAATCTTCTGCCTTAAAAAGCTGTGAGGTATTTATATCTCCTGTCTCGGAATCGGAAGGAGGCGGCGACACTACCTTTGTAAAGCCCATGCTTTGGGCGGTTTTGATTCTTTGCTTTAATTTTTTCACGCTTCGGATTTCTCCTGCGAGGCTGAGCTCGCCTATATAAGCCCCTTCTTTTTGTGCAGGAATATTCGCTCTCGCGGAATAAAGAGCCAAGGCTATGGCAAGGTCTGCGGCAGGTTCTTTAAGCCTTATGCCGCCTGCAACATTTACGTAAATATCCTGATCCGAAAATTGCAGGCCTATTCTTTTTTCCAAAACGGCAGCGATGCGGCTGACTCGGGCAGAATCTATTTTGTCGGAAAAAACTCTTGTAACCGCACCCTTGGCAGGAACCGTAAGGGCCTGTATTTCTACCATAAAAACGCGGCTTCCCTCGCAGACGGGAACGGCAGCGGAACCCGCAGGCAGAGCCCCGGTCCGATTGGTAATAAATAATGAAGAGGGGTCATCTATGGCTTTTAACCCGCTTTCATCCATCGAGAAAATTCCAAGCTCATCTACTGAACCGAAACGGTTTTTTAATGCACGCAAAAAGCGTACATCGTCTTCAGTTCTTTCAAAAGAAATAACGGTATCGACTAAGTGTTCAAGCACCTTGGGGCCCGCTATGTTTCCGTCCTTGGTTACATGGGCAGTTAAAAACAAAACGCTGTCTCTCTCCTTAACCCAAGACACAAGCTCGTGAGCGCATAGCTTTAACTGATTGACCGTACCGGGAACAGCTCCTGCATCTGCGGAGTACATGGTTTGAATTGAATCGATTATAACAAAAACGGGATTTACCTTGTTTAAAACCCTCTCTACATCTTCCAACCTGCAAGTGCATAAAAGTTCAATATTTTTTAAAGGAAGATTCAGCCTGTCGGCACGGGAACGGATTTGCCCGCCCGACTCTTCTCCCGAAACATAGAGCACTTTTTTTACGGAGCCCGAAGAAGAGGCCGAAGCGGCTTGTAAGAGCAGTGTCGATTTTCCTATGCCCGGCTCTCCTCCGATCAAAATTGCCGAACGCTTTACGGCTCCTCCGCCCAGCACCCTGTCAAATTCCGCAATCCCCGTCGAAATGCGGACTGCATCATTAGCCTCAATAGCATCGAGAGGAACGGAGTGAGCTTCCTTTACAAATTTTTCTGCAAGATTCCTTTCGGCTGCGGAATAATTTTCATTGATTGTAACTTCTTCAAATGTATTCCACTCGCCGCATTCGGGACAGCGCCCCAGCCATTTGGCTTGAGTATAACCGCAATTAGAACAGCGGTGTGCAAGGTTTCCTGTTTTCTTTTTTGCCATAAAGTTTCCTATTTTTTAAATTAAAGTTTTGCAATACATTCAACAATAGGGTCAAACCATGGCGCATCGATGTTTTCTATTTCACCCTTATCACACGCCCTTGCAATTTCAGGATCAATAGGAAGTTTTGCAAGTACCGGAATGCCGTATTCTAAGGCTATTTCATCAATACCGCTTTCCCCAAAAATATGATAATTTTTTCCGTTATCCGGACAGGTAAAATATGAAAAATTTTCAACCAAACCGATTATGGGTATATTCATTTTTTTTGCCATATTGACGGCCTTGGTAACTATCATTGAAACAAGTTCTTGCGGAGAAGTTGCTACAATAATACCGTCGATAGGTATGGATTGGAAAACAGTGAGAGGCACATCACCGGTTCCGGGAGGCATATCGATAAACATAAAATCTATATCCTTCCAAATAACATCTGTCCAAAATTGTTTTACCGTGCCGGCAATTACGGGTCCTCTCCATATAACAGGATCCGTTTCATTTTGGAGAAGTAAATTAACCGACATAATATCAATTCCGGTTTTAGTCTTTGCAGGAAAAATACCGGAGTCATTTCCTACAACAGTTCCCGATATACCGAAAGCTTTAGGAATAGATGGTCCCGTAATATCAGCATCAAGGACAGCACATTGATAACCTTTTTTTTGAGCGCGTACTGCGGATAAAGAAGTAATAAGAGATTTCCCAACTCCGCCCTTACCGCTTACAACTGC
It encodes:
- a CDS encoding metallophosphoesterase family protein; this translates as MKLLIISDGHGDLEKLKKIKPVADGVDALIFGGDFAAFKKIETGAPFLNELLKIHKNIFAVLGNCDEPEFEKKLKDAGVSITGEVKNFEGLILAGSGGGSKFTGMTPYERTDEELVKDLTDAFEKANITEADNLVLVCHNPPHGAKVDKVAPMVHVGSKGITALIEKHKPLLVVSGHIHESFAVDKIGETVLVNPGALMEGRYALAEITKKEKGFEVSVELKSLD
- the rsmG gene encoding 16S rRNA (guanine(527)-N(7))-methyltransferase RsmG; translation: MEDKLLLDGLKELNLNAPNLPNLGEAFLNELHELLSLYMRELKMFNASFNLVKVKDDKELIISHILDSLSAWRFFYDEIMHDSQAPIPQKEFYIADAGTGAGFPGIPLAILFKTLGLQCVNFNLIERMQKRCTFLENVKAVLQLKNTEIIESEAEKAPQVKFDIVTCRAFRTLDKHILNTLLSLARPKGKLFLYKATEEKINEEMELIKKENLNYKIEDLHVPFLNRERRLLIIEKP
- the radA gene encoding DNA repair protein RadA, which translates into the protein MAKKKTGNLAHRCSNCGYTQAKWLGRCPECGEWNTFEEVTINENYSAAERNLAEKFVKEAHSVPLDAIEANDAVRISTGIAEFDRVLGGGAVKRSAILIGGEPGIGKSTLLLQAASASSSGSVKKVLYVSGEESGGQIRSRADRLNLPLKNIELLCTCRLEDVERVLNKVNPVFVIIDSIQTMYSADAGAVPGTVNQLKLCAHELVSWVKERDSVLFLTAHVTKDGNIAGPKVLEHLVDTVISFERTEDDVRFLRALKNRFGSVDELGIFSMDESGLKAIDDPSSLFITNRTGALPAGSAAVPVCEGSRVFMVEIQALTVPAKGAVTRVFSDKIDSARVSRIAAVLEKRIGLQFSDQDIYVNVAGGIRLKEPAADLAIALALYSARANIPAQKEGAYIGELSLAGEIRSVKKLKQRIKTAQSMGFTKVVSPPPSDSETGDINTSQLFKAEDLSSAIKKVFG
- a CDS encoding aldehyde dehydrogenase; amino-acid sequence: MNNEIESIVKNCRNFFETNQTKSYEFRLSQLVKLQEVLDKNKKELLNALYSDLHKTTMEGFFSEFAIVRGELKFAIKHLKKWMKPKRVPTSISHFKSSSRIMYEPFGTVLIMSPWNYPLNLTLAPLVGSIAAGNCAVVKPSNYSPATSALLKKIISENFPPEYISVITGGREENSKLLEERFDYIFFTGGTTVGKLVMEAAAKYVTPITLELGGKSPCIVEKSANLKVAARRIAFGKYLNAGQTCVAPDYLLIQDEVKEKFIEELKAALKEFFPTETYLDMHLPHIVNEKHFDRLMGLIEGEKIIIGGTGEKNRKFIEPTVLDNITFDSKIMLEEIFGPILPVISFKTMDEAIKLIKSREKPLASYLFTTDLNIEKKFLNEVSFGGGCINDTIVHLASDYLPFGGVGFSGMGKYHGDESFKVFSNAKSILKKSNLIDIKLRYHPYSEKKLNIIDRMM
- a CDS encoding Mrp/NBP35 family ATP-binding protein, with protein sequence MSQTCDHECESCNLTCNERTSAPSSFIECPNKFSSIKKIIAVVSGKGGVGKSLITSLSAVRAQKKGYQCAVLDADITGPSIPKAFGISGTVVGNDSGIFPAKTKTGIDIMSVNLLLQNETDPVIWRGPVIAGTVKQFWTDVIWKDIDFMFIDMPPGTGDVPLTVFQSIPIDGIIVATSPQELVSMIVTKAVNMAKKMNIPIIGLVENFSYFTCPDNGKNYHIFGESGIDEIALEYGIPVLAKLPIDPEIARACDKGEIENIDAPWFDPIVECIAKL
- a CDS encoding type II toxin-antitoxin system RelB/DinJ family antitoxin gives rise to the protein MAQTNINIRIDEDLKNQFEAFCSDIGMTMTTAFCVFAKAAVRKQKIPFEISTDPFYSESNMAHLRRGIEALNAGKWVEHELIEAGE
- a CDS encoding SUMF1/EgtB/PvdO family nonheme iron enzyme, which gives rise to MKKIFALFLAILFVSVSACKNPFFKNMLDKDSGSEGAGNWNSQSYDFVLVTPPANGIVGVAPNYPLPFSYDSWKGVFIAGRTVKLSPYKIGKMEVTYELWYSVLKWNTDNGKGYVFANKGLEGWDGTGGGGYYPNFTNIGKPPTANKNHPVTMVSWRDCIVWCNAYTEMTNGTDEQCIYRKSKTDSTVLKNATDGAACDSAYADMNKKGFRLPTEAEWEYAARRQNDNTNATDYGEGGSNVWLTKLNSASGAKDKWDTAETGEVAWYNGNSESKTHPVGKRRANALGLHDMSGNVWEWCFDWYKDDPASNDAAYMQGGIVTDPQGAASGTNRVIRGGSWSLYAGGCTVGTRGIDGPDDRYGNLGFRLAWCP